A region from the Nematostella vectensis chromosome 13, jaNemVect1.1, whole genome shotgun sequence genome encodes:
- the LOC5508156 gene encoding uncharacterized protein LOC5508156: MRKILSILLCCTVVATRIPPVTGFWFFSCPHGNRNGRAGDVCSVFCQCRPPNTCLAGLQRCVAPAKHAEPCHATKPCGPGLSCHPGVQRCYHVPRRLHEPCVAGFGCGSGLTCEPGIQVCYHQLRQYNEPCAAGFPCAGGLSCQPGIQRCLYHPRRENERCSLGFECADGLECTLCAKPYLTCQMSRVPLNDEQFYRRPFNMVAFLVTHNAYSSGPRYAVWARNQRYSVRQQLLDGVRGLMLDIYPGWGEAEVTLCHETCFWGGATDLLDTLIVVRKFLENNPREVITIIFEDYLRNPTILKHVFDKAGVSRHVLDSSEWGNVYKNWPTLHEMRRLGRLVVFNNNGLKGFPYTEDNMWFYVRENRYGQPGLDTKTCVDRGESRLNADFSDNWSLVLVNWFGTATNPLNPCLNSFLKMKRKLATCAREFGQRANFVAVDYYESGEHGGAFKAVQWLNDQWKDLYNRQLNQVSGVKGPETRLNSLRYSDKLGSVFKSNYSKGVTLEEVYNDNGFRNSLGFLIPSNITKLISSPKEEDYRNVKGTNNTLGFVESYRDQIGDRDNISEVPKASTSFPDSSTNDYVIGSGGKEHKLNRISLMAALNEMIGTNQVEDTVEEMGRNVSSSEHTMKLLRNNSQPHFGTVVARPAEATKKRNVSVNHILSQNGQGYSNKTQYLTEIIDQI, from the exons ATGCGTAAAATATTGTCCATCCTTTTGTGTTGCACCGTCGTCGCCACCCGCATTCCACCGGTAACTGGCTTTTGGTTTTTCTCCTGTCCCCATGGCAACAGAAATGGACGAGCCGGTGACGTGTGCTCGGTCTTCTGCCAGTGCCGCCCGCCCAATACTTGTCTAGCTGGTCTGCAGCGCTGTGTCGCGCCTGCAAAGCATGCTGAGCCCTGCCATGCAACCAAGCCTTGTGGCCCTGGTCTTAGCTGTCATCCTGGAGTTCAGAGATGTTATCACGTGCCCAGGCGCCTGCACGAGCCCTGTGTAGCTGGTTTTGGATGTGGCAGCGGACTAACGTGTGAGCCTGGAATTCAG GTATGTTACCATCAGCTTCGCCAATATAACGAGCCCTGCGCAGCAGGATTCCCGTGCGCCGGCGGGCTGAGCTGTCAGCCTGGGATTCAGCGGTGTCTTTATCACCCGCGCCGTGAGAATGAGCGTTGCTCGTTGGGCTTTGAGTGCGCTGACGGCCTGGAATGCACACTGTGCGCGAAGCCCTACCTCACGTGTCAGATGTCACGTGTTCCTTTAAACGACGAACAG TTCTATCGGCGTCCATTCAACATGGTGGCCTTTCTAGTGACTCATAACGCCTACTCAAGCGGTCCACGCTATGCAGTGTGGGCCCGCAATCAGCGGTACAGCGTCCGACAACAGCTGCTGGACGGCGTGCGTGGGCTCATGCTAGATATATATCCAG gatgggGCGAGGCAGAAGTCACGCTCTGCCATGAGACCTGCTTCTGGGGCGGGGCGACAGATCTTCTTGACACATTGATTGTCGTCAGAAAATTCCTCGAAAACAACCCTCGTGAGGTAATCACAATTATATTCGAGGATTACCTGAGGAATCCAACGATTTTGAAGCACGTGTTTGATAAGGCGGGCGTGTCGCGACACGTGCTTGATAGCTCCGAGTGGGGGAATGTGTACAAAAACTGGCCAACGCTCCACGAGATGCGGAGACTGGGGCGACTTGTGGTGTTTAATAATAATGGACTAAAGGGATTCCCTTACACTGAGGATAATATGTGGTTTTACGTGCGAGAAAACCGCTACGGTCAACCGGGACTAGACACCAAG ACATGTGTCGATCGCGGAGAGTCCAGACTTAACGCCGACTTCAGTGACAACTGGAGTCTAGTTCTTGTCAACTGGTTCGGTACAGCGACCAATCCACTTAACCCTTGCCTGAATTCGTTTCTCAAAATGAAGCGCAAGTTAGCAACTTGTGCCCGCGAGTTTGGTCAGCGTGCCAATTTTGTAGCAGTAGATTACTACGAGTCCGGTGAACATGGCGGTGCTTTCAAGGCAGTACAGTGGCTTAACGATCAATGGAAAG ATCTGTACAACCGCCAACTGAATCAGGTTTCAGGAGTCAAAGGACCAGAAACGAGGCTGAATTCATTGCGCTACTCAGACAAGCTTGGCTCTGTCTTCAAAAGCAACTACTCAAAGGGCGTTACCCTGGAGGAAGTGTACAATGACAACGGCTTTAGGAATAGCTTGGGATTCCTAATTCCAAGTAATATCACAAAGTTGATAAGCAGCCCAAAGGAGGAAGACTACCGCAATGTAAAGGGTACCAATAATACACTGGGTTTCGTAGAATCGTACCGTGATCAGATTGGAGATAGAGATAATATTAGCGAAGTACCGAAAGCGTCTACTAGCTTTCCAGACTCAAGTACGAATGATTATGTTATTGGCAGTGGCGGAAAGGAGCACAAATTAAATCGTATAAGTTTGATGGCGGCACTCAATGAAATGATTGGTACAAACCAAGTTGAAGACACTGTTGAAGAGATGGGTAGAAATGTTTCTTCAAGTGAACACACTATGAAACTTTTAAGAAATAATTCCCAGCCGCACTTTGGCACTGTCGTCGCTAGACCTGCTGaagctacaaagaaaaggaacGTATCTGTGAACCATATACTTTCACAAAACGGTCAAGGATATTCCAATAAGACACAGTATCTTACGGAAATAATAGACCAAATTTAA